One part of the Augochlora pura isolate Apur16 chromosome 3, APUR_v2.2.1, whole genome shotgun sequence genome encodes these proteins:
- the LOC144468037 gene encoding uncharacterized protein LOC144468037, producing the protein MAISRANNKSRNIRAACASSTLGNLSNNKFVKDYHKLIKSYLVDDFANDIQQTPNVDDLLSLAEQDFIQTYGVFPTCAVYAPGCLTIAGKGTNLAESNSLSMVRENLSVTRGVAMQ; encoded by the exons ATGGCTATTTCCAGAGCGAACAATAAATCCCGTAATATCCGCGCAGCGTGTGCCTCTTCCACGCTCGGCAATTTATCGAACAATAAA TTCGTCAAGGATTACCACAAACTGATCAAATCTTACCTGGTCGACGACTTCGCCAACGACATCCAACAAACGCCTAATGTCGATGATTTGCTGAGCCTCGCCGAGCAGGACTTTATTCAAACTTACGGCGTGTTCCCTACGTGCGCGGTGTACGCGCCCGGATGTCTCACCATAGCCGGCAAGGGCACAAATCTGGCGGAAAGTAATTCGCTGTCCATGGTACGTGAAAATTTATCTGTTACACGCGGGGTGGCTATGCAATAA